A single genomic interval of Brevibacillus brevis harbors:
- a CDS encoding PLP-dependent aminotransferase family protein, translating to MKREALSNSHSDKLFEQVYEYLLDRIRREEWRAHEKLPSVRTLALELHVHRLTVFKAFQLLKQNRHVYVKDKSGYYVQPSSLLPVESMDDPIVSAYVHKSHLSEIHQVQATYQFSKALIEPNLLPNHYFSEYVKKVFDLYPKVLGTYSTTQGDQELREALCSYYVSRYHFHLSPDELMITSGSQEAIDLVARVLVKPRDVVLLERPTYSPAIDVFRRQGANMIPIEITPHGYDLEQVELLMQKEKPRLFYLNPTFHNPTGYTVPAEQRKRLVELAAKYQCLIVEDDPCRDIYFGDEPPLPFFSYDTAGYVIYLRSFSKYIAPGLSIATVACRPSIMKYLIQAKSLSDSGAPLLNQKIFLHYFFSERMQQHLAKLRIALAIRRDIIEEELTVTDWEWSSPPGGFNLWVKLPDSIPMESLLAKCIEQSITFVPGAICDPQRELSSWIRISYSYLNEQQLRDGLQRLIRTVRLLDIKE from the coding sequence ATGAAAAGGGAGGCTCTTTCAAACAGCCATTCTGATAAGCTGTTCGAGCAAGTGTATGAATATCTTCTGGACCGAATCAGACGCGAAGAGTGGAGGGCACATGAAAAGCTCCCATCTGTTCGAACGCTGGCGTTGGAATTACATGTGCATCGCCTGACGGTTTTTAAAGCATTTCAATTATTAAAGCAAAACCGCCACGTGTATGTGAAGGATAAGTCGGGGTATTATGTACAACCGAGCAGCCTGCTACCAGTGGAGTCGATGGATGATCCAATCGTTTCTGCCTATGTGCACAAGAGCCACCTTTCGGAAATTCATCAGGTGCAGGCGACCTATCAATTTTCCAAAGCATTAATCGAGCCGAATTTATTGCCAAATCATTACTTTTCGGAGTACGTGAAGAAAGTGTTTGATCTGTATCCAAAGGTGCTGGGGACCTACTCAACTACACAGGGAGATCAGGAGCTGCGGGAAGCACTGTGCAGCTATTATGTCAGCCGTTATCATTTTCACCTGTCACCCGATGAGCTGATGATTACATCCGGTTCGCAGGAAGCGATTGATTTGGTTGCCAGAGTCCTTGTAAAGCCGCGTGATGTCGTGTTGCTGGAGAGACCCACTTACAGTCCTGCCATTGATGTCTTCAGAAGACAGGGCGCCAATATGATTCCCATCGAGATTACGCCGCATGGATATGATTTGGAGCAGGTTGAACTGTTGATGCAAAAAGAAAAACCGCGTTTGTTTTATCTCAATCCGACCTTTCACAATCCGACGGGCTATACGGTTCCCGCTGAACAGCGGAAGAGACTGGTGGAGCTCGCTGCGAAGTATCAGTGCCTGATCGTAGAGGATGATCCGTGCCGCGATATTTACTTTGGTGATGAGCCCCCACTGCCGTTTTTTTCTTATGACACGGCGGGCTATGTCATCTATCTGCGCAGCTTTAGCAAGTACATCGCTCCGGGGTTGAGTATTGCGACTGTGGCATGCCGTCCATCTATTATGAAGTATTTGATTCAAGCGAAATCACTGTCCGACAGTGGAGCGCCCCTGTTGAATCAAAAGATTTTTTTGCATTATTTCTTCTCCGAAAGAATGCAGCAGCATTTGGCGAAGCTGCGGATTGCATTGGCCATTCGCCGGGATATCATAGAGGAAGAGCTAACAGTGACCGACTGGGAGTGGTCCAGCCCACCAGGAGGCTTTAATTTATGGGTGAAGCTGCCTGATTCCATCCCCATGGAAAGTCTTCTGGCCAAATGCATAGAGCAATCGATTACGTTTGTGCCCGGCGCGATCTGTGACCCACAGCGAGAATTAAGTTCTTGGATACGCATCAGTTATTCTTATTTGAATGAACAACAACTGCGGGATGGATTGCAAAGGCTCATCCGTACGGTTCGCCTGTTGGATATAAAGGAATGA
- a CDS encoding cold-shock protein — protein sequence MEQGTVKWFNAEKGFGFIEREGKEDVFVHFSAIQGEGFKSLDEGQKVTFDVEQGQRGPQATNVQKV from the coding sequence ATGGAACAAGGTACAGTAAAATGGTTTAACGCAGAAAAAGGTTTTGGTTTTATTGAGCGCGAAGGTAAAGAAGACGTATTCGTTCACTTCTCTGCTATCCAAGGCGAAGGTTTCAAATCCCTTGACGAAGGTCAAAAAGTTACTTTTGACGTAGAACAAGGCCAACGCGGACCACAAGCTACTAACGTTCAAAAAGTTTAA
- the thrC gene encoding threonine synthase, which translates to MKLVCVDCSKEVPAHLFDYQCTCGGLFDIIHDTSTIDTEQLKRVFHERLSERMTPYASGVWRYKELIFPELPEEYITTKYEGNTGLYASALIQSYVGSNSKVWLKAQSENPSGSFKDNGMTVAVSHGRSLGYQRFTCTSTGNTSSSLAMYAALAHGESYVFVPNKNISLNKVMQTLAYGAKVISFDGTYDDGIRFYEQYSKELGLYICNSINPFRIEGQKSIVYEIAQYLNWNLPDWVVIPGGALSNVTALGKGLQDLKNLGFIEKVPRVALVQAEGASPFHRMVAGGYTELTPEPNPYTRASALNIGNPPSWKKALRTLEETNGVTCSVTDQEILDAKAWVDKSGIGCEPASAATVAGLRKLIAGQVIDKDETAVCILTGNMLKDTDALQEYHLGESAQASYPNKIVSAQLTLKEIGAMLS; encoded by the coding sequence ATGAAACTGGTTTGTGTCGATTGCAGCAAGGAAGTGCCTGCCCATTTATTTGACTATCAATGCACGTGCGGTGGCTTGTTTGACATTATTCACGATACGTCGACCATCGATACCGAACAGCTAAAGCGCGTCTTTCACGAGCGGCTGTCAGAGCGTATGACACCTTATGCGAGCGGAGTATGGCGCTACAAAGAGCTGATTTTCCCCGAGCTTCCTGAAGAGTACATCACGACCAAGTACGAAGGAAATACAGGACTGTACGCATCTGCACTCATCCAATCGTATGTAGGAAGCAACAGCAAGGTATGGCTAAAGGCACAAAGCGAGAATCCGAGTGGTTCATTCAAAGACAACGGGATGACTGTCGCCGTATCACACGGTCGTTCATTAGGCTATCAACGCTTCACCTGCACATCGACTGGCAATACCTCATCCTCTCTCGCCATGTATGCTGCACTCGCTCATGGCGAATCGTACGTGTTTGTCCCGAACAAAAACATTTCCTTGAATAAAGTCATGCAAACACTCGCCTACGGAGCAAAGGTCATCAGCTTTGATGGCACTTACGATGATGGCATCCGCTTTTACGAGCAATACAGCAAAGAGCTCGGCCTCTATATCTGCAATTCGATCAATCCATTCCGCATTGAAGGGCAGAAGAGTATCGTGTACGAAATCGCCCAGTACCTCAATTGGAACCTCCCCGATTGGGTGGTCATCCCTGGAGGAGCACTAAGCAATGTGACGGCTCTCGGAAAAGGCTTGCAGGATTTGAAAAATCTCGGCTTTATCGAAAAGGTTCCAAGGGTGGCGCTCGTACAGGCGGAAGGTGCTAGCCCATTCCATCGCATGGTCGCAGGCGGGTACACCGAACTGACACCTGAACCCAATCCATATACACGTGCCTCTGCGCTCAACATCGGCAATCCGCCTAGCTGGAAAAAAGCGCTTCGTACATTAGAAGAAACGAATGGCGTTACCTGCTCCGTGACTGATCAAGAGATTCTCGACGCCAAAGCATGGGTGGATAAAAGCGGGATCGGTTGCGAGCCTGCCTCTGCTGCTACGGTCGCTGGATTGCGCAAGCTCATCGCAGGACAAGTGATCGACAAGGACGAAACAGCCGTGTGCATTTTGACAGGAAACATGCTGAAGGATACTGATGCACTGCAAGAGTATCATTTAGGGGAATCGGCACAAGCAAGCTATCCGAACAAAATTGTCTCGGCACAGCTCACGTTGAAAGAGATTGGTGCCATGCTTTCGTAA
- a CDS encoding alpha/beta fold hydrolase has protein sequence MSTYVLVHGAWQGEWVWELVKPELESLGHKVVTMDLPGSGQDMTPPQEVTLDLYVEKVANLIKQQKEKVILVGHSMGGLVITQTAEHVHDKIEKLVYLCAFLPKNGESLVGKSEGEKGPQFTLNEEDMTLVPKPETVEQTFFNVVEDDALRLSSMKRCRPQALAPFTQPVQITEEKFGSVDRIYIETTLDNAIPIDFQRRMNTETPCSKVITLEADHAPFLSKTEELVNHLDQVSKS, from the coding sequence ATGAGTACTTATGTTTTGGTTCATGGAGCATGGCAGGGAGAATGGGTATGGGAACTGGTAAAGCCTGAGCTGGAATCATTGGGACACAAGGTTGTAACAATGGACTTGCCGGGAAGTGGACAAGATATGACCCCTCCACAAGAAGTAACCTTGGATTTATATGTAGAGAAAGTAGCCAACCTGATTAAGCAGCAAAAAGAAAAAGTAATTCTTGTCGGACACAGCATGGGAGGACTCGTCATTACACAAACAGCCGAGCATGTACACGATAAGATCGAGAAACTCGTTTATCTTTGTGCTTTCTTGCCGAAAAACGGGGAAAGTCTCGTAGGGAAGTCAGAAGGAGAAAAGGGACCGCAATTTACGTTAAATGAGGAAGACATGACGCTCGTTCCTAAACCTGAGACTGTGGAGCAAACATTTTTCAATGTGGTAGAGGACGATGCATTGCGACTGTCTTCGATGAAGCGTTGCCGTCCACAAGCGCTGGCTCCGTTTACACAACCAGTACAAATTACGGAAGAGAAATTCGGAAGCGTTGATCGCATCTATATCGAAACCACATTAGACAACGCAATTCCAATCGATTTTCAACGCAGAATGAATACAGAAACACCTTGCAGCAAAGTCATTACACTGGAAGCCGATCATGCGCCTTTCTTGTCCAAAACAGAAGAGCTGGTAAATCACCTCGATCAAGTAAGCAAATCATAA
- a CDS encoding Crp/Fnr family transcriptional regulator encodes MQKEQIAEVLARFPSLAALTPEEWQEEGISITTVPANFTIDEGEFLENAPLILDGLVRIFKLSSDGREVTLYRLSAGECCPLIASSILGETVYEASACVEKPSMVLNVPTKIYKKWIENHQGFRQYIFQSFARRLIIMSNLIDDINFKSIRVRISEYLIEHTGVENDSLAITHDQLAIELGTAREVISRTLKKMEKEGLLRVTRGQITNIQRSKLPAVE; translated from the coding sequence ATGCAAAAGGAGCAGATTGCGGAAGTCCTTGCACGTTTTCCAAGTCTGGCGGCACTTACTCCAGAAGAGTGGCAAGAGGAGGGAATCTCCATCACTACGGTTCCAGCCAACTTTACCATTGATGAAGGCGAGTTTTTGGAGAATGCGCCATTAATCTTGGATGGGCTGGTTCGCATTTTCAAACTGAGCAGTGATGGGAGAGAGGTTACATTGTACAGGCTATCGGCTGGCGAGTGCTGCCCACTCATCGCGTCTAGCATATTGGGAGAAACGGTGTATGAGGCTTCGGCTTGCGTGGAGAAGCCGAGTATGGTCTTGAACGTCCCGACGAAAATTTATAAGAAATGGATCGAGAACCATCAAGGCTTTCGCCAGTATATTTTTCAATCATTTGCGCGTCGATTGATTATCATGTCGAACTTGATTGACGACATTAACTTTAAATCCATTCGGGTTCGGATTTCCGAATATTTGATTGAGCATACAGGTGTGGAGAATGATTCGCTTGCCATTACACATGATCAGTTGGCAATTGAGCTGGGGACTGCTCGTGAAGTGATTAGCCGGACACTAAAGAAAATGGAAAAAGAAGGGCTGCTCCGTGTAACGCGGGGACAAATTACTAATATTCAACGTTCAAAACTACCTGCGGTTGAATAA
- the rluF gene encoding 23S rRNA pseudouridine(2604) synthase RluF — translation MRINKFISETGICSRREADKLIEAKRVTINGQLAELGSTVASGDDVRIDGQPLGVKKKDVYIALNKPVGITCTTELHVKGNIIDFVNHPERIFPIGRLDKDSQGLILLTNDGDIVNKILRAENNHDKEYIVTVDKPITANFLHGMANGVRILGTTTKPCKVTKVSDRVFNIVLTQGLNRQIRRMCQAFGYQVRKLERIRIMNIALGNLKLGQWRNLTAKELTDLNKSL, via the coding sequence ATGCGAATTAATAAGTTCATCAGTGAAACCGGCATTTGCTCGCGAAGAGAAGCCGATAAATTAATCGAGGCCAAGCGCGTGACGATCAATGGCCAACTCGCGGAACTGGGAAGTACGGTTGCGTCAGGAGATGATGTGCGCATCGATGGGCAGCCGCTCGGTGTCAAAAAGAAAGATGTCTACATCGCCCTGAACAAGCCTGTCGGAATTACGTGTACCACTGAACTGCACGTCAAAGGCAACATCATCGATTTCGTCAATCACCCGGAGCGGATTTTTCCTATCGGGCGACTGGATAAGGATTCGCAAGGACTCATCCTGTTAACCAATGACGGGGATATCGTAAACAAAATTTTGCGGGCGGAGAACAATCATGACAAAGAGTACATCGTCACCGTAGACAAGCCCATCACGGCGAACTTCTTGCACGGAATGGCAAACGGCGTACGCATTCTCGGAACAACTACAAAGCCTTGCAAAGTAACCAAAGTCAGCGACCGTGTCTTCAATATCGTGCTGACGCAAGGGCTGAATCGACAAATCAGACGGATGTGCCAGGCTTTTGGTTATCAGGTGCGAAAGCTCGAACGGATACGCATCATGAACATTGCTCTCGGGAATTTGAAATTGGGGCAATGGCGCAATCTGACGGCCAAGGAATTGACTGATCTAAATAAAAGCTTGTGA
- a CDS encoding MOSC domain-containing protein, protein MWYSMGIKKEAIVQAGSEHKLNRKIVTISKGLPKSNMYNGKEYLSGIWKEEADELVVRSEKIDDDDIANPAYHGGPDRVVCAYPFEHYAHWEKLLGQPLTNAAFGENLTLAGMTEEQVCIGDVYQFGDTILQVTQGRFPCATINKRNNNNQLLKAVVEMGYTGYFFRVLQEGTIKADSQISLITAHPKQVTVASIHHLYFHDKSPSQETIQRMLEVEELALPWRNKLLEKLEKKQQ, encoded by the coding sequence ATGTGGTATAGTATGGGGATAAAAAAAGAAGCAATCGTGCAGGCTGGGAGTGAGCATAAGTTGAACAGAAAAATCGTTACAATTAGTAAAGGTTTGCCTAAAAGTAATATGTACAACGGCAAGGAATATCTCTCCGGCATTTGGAAGGAGGAAGCGGACGAGCTCGTTGTCCGTTCCGAAAAAATTGATGACGACGATATCGCGAATCCAGCGTACCACGGTGGCCCAGACCGCGTCGTCTGTGCGTATCCTTTTGAACATTATGCCCATTGGGAGAAGTTGCTCGGCCAACCTCTGACCAATGCGGCATTCGGAGAAAATCTCACACTCGCTGGCATGACCGAAGAGCAGGTCTGCATTGGGGATGTGTATCAATTCGGAGATACCATCCTGCAAGTGACCCAAGGCCGATTTCCTTGCGCGACGATCAACAAGCGCAACAACAATAACCAACTGCTCAAAGCGGTGGTGGAAATGGGCTATACGGGCTATTTCTTCCGTGTCTTGCAGGAAGGGACGATCAAGGCGGACTCCCAAATTTCCCTCATCACTGCACATCCAAAACAAGTAACGGTAGCGTCGATTCACCACTTATACTTCCACGACAAATCACCATCCCAAGAGACGATACAGCGTATGCTTGAGGTGGAGGAATTGGCCCTGCCTTGGCGGAATAAACTACTTGAAAAACTGGAAAAGAAGCAGCAATAG